TTGACTGTTGACAAACACAATCGCCCTCACAATGATGTCATATGCTAACATTTCCACCAGATGTCTGGTGCCAAACAGAGAGCCAAACTAAAGCATGACTAAAGAGAGGTTAATAATATGATCAATATGCAACCATCATGAGTTACTGTcactgattgtttttttccaaacattATGATCATAAATATCTATATTTACCCACAATGGGCAGCTCATAATCCCAATTCAAATAGAACCACGCAAGAACGCAAAAATGATGTGGGCTGCATGGCTCTTGAGTTGCCAAGTGGAATTTCCAGCCAAACACAAAaaagtccaatttttttctttgccaaaTGTGGTTATATTagttaaatgggaaaaaatatactACAAGTCGATAAGAACACCTTTATAGAACACCccaatggcaaattagaactcAATAAAAGACTTTTATAATGGAAAacagatttatttaaaaacataacatgaaacaaaaaatacaaactgcacttttttttcaagaaacaaAGTAGGCTACATATGTTTTTAGACAATTTTGTACTGTAGTGTGCTGAATTGGGTGgggaagtggttagcatgtctgcctcacagttctgagattgagggtttaaTCCCAAATTCGGattttcctgtgtggaatttgcacgttcatcccatttctgcgtgagttttctctcgGATTCTTcttgcatcccaaaaacacctgttggtaggctgtttgaacactctaaattgtccttagttatgattggttgtccatctcctttggccctgcgattgtctggccaccatttcaggagCTACTGTCCACAGTTGGTaaggataggctcaagcacccttccgatccttatgaggataagcaatgAATGTATGAACGCAATATATTGCATTACAGTGTTTATTGGTTATTTGGGCTACTGAATCGGAcatctttcttttgttttgctcGCCTTGGGTGCATTTTGTTGTCCAATAACTTGTCGTAGATCAGCGCTGAAGCTCGGCCTCTGAGCCAGTGGGTACAGCACCCCACAAGCATCATCCTGTCCCATCGAATTAACCCCAAACTGACTAGCTTGCGTAGCATGATAGGAATGGAAGGAGACTCTGCGGTGTTGCGATGGTCCAGTTTCTGTCGGGAGCCCCCCACGTTTTGCTAAAGCCTCGAATACCTTCTCCAGGTTTGTACTGTCCTTTGCGGACGTTTCAAAGTAGGCACAATTTTCACCAAGGGCGTGGAGCACCTCTGCCCGGGAGACTTCCATTTTAGATTCTGAGAGGTCAACTTTATTTGCGCAGATCACTAAGGCGAGCTCCTGCTGTCTGGAATGGTGTGACGATTTTGTGAGTTTGGACTTGGCTGTCTGGATCTCCTGTCTTAGGGCACACACCTCTTCAAATGAGCTTCTGTCATCAAGACTGAAGACAAGCAAGAAAATGTCTCCTGGGGAAATAAAAAGATCAATTTAAATTTTGCTTTCAATGAGTAATTGATTGTACAAGTGCCAAACTCAATGCCTTTATTATTATGTTGTCAGCCAAAGGTTAGCACCAAATTTTCTTTCACTTCTGTGAAAAACTATATCAAAAATATGCTtctatttacaaaaatgtactaTGACAAAAAAGCAACTAGTGTGACTTGGGGTCAGTTTTTGATGATTGCaattatattaaataatttgatataatcatttcaattatttataaatgtatttattcataaaaattgattcaaaaaaTTGTTTAATTGAGCATGTTGTTCTTTTAAACAGTCACATATTAttcaatgtaaatatgtaaataaattgaTTCATTTAAGTTTATCATATAAATGTAAACTATTAACTTTGGGTAAcatttttgattttcttttgccTTAATTTGATTCAACTGTTTACATTAGAATAATAATCAATATCCTAATAAATACGCACCAGTAAGAATGGACAATCGCCGCTTGGCTGGGAAGTCCCTTTCCCTGGACGCATCTAATACATCAATTTGGTAAGTTTCCCCACGTATGCGAAACAGTTTTCGGACAAAATCCTCCGATGTAGGCTGGTACTCTTCCACAAAGCCATCGCGCAGGTACCGTCGCAGGATGGAAGTCTTGCCGACGCGCGGTGCGCCGAGAACCACAATGCGCTTACAGTTCTTTGGTTTGGTGGAGAACAACAGCTCCGGACGAGGTTCTTCCCCTATTTGCCGTCGCCGGGCTTGGCAATGAAGAATCAGGGCTGCCAGCTGGTCCAGGCAAGAACGCTTGGTCTGGTTCTTACAGTTCGCCTGCTTCGTGGTTGCTCCTGCGTGCATCATCGTGGCGGCATGCTTCCACCGAGAAGCGGCCACTTTGACGATCCCCAAACCTATTTTAATCCCCGATGAGTTGAGGTCTTGCGATGCGTTTTTGAATGCCAGGAGGACTTTGGAGGTCTGCGGGTCTCTGGTGCCATCCCGCTGGAGACCATCCGATGAAGCGAAGCAAGTACTACACTGATATGGAATTGTGGGTGGATGCGCACCGGTTAATATGCTGCCGAATTCCATGCcttgtaaaaatataaaataagaatGAAAAAGTTTAGATGTCGATATGAGGTGCTGAGTGAATGTTTGGTGCCATGCTCTGTGCTGAGCTTATGTAGACTAACTTCAACCACGTGATTCGGCTGTTTTGCGTCACCATAGTCGTGTTGTATGGTGGTCAACAAGAGGATTTCTATTGATGTTCTTAAACCTGATTGCTATCATCCAGCTATTGTTGAGTGATTGTGTAATATTGGACACATGAGCATTAAAAATGAGCTCCTAATGACATTGTACTGTTGGCTCATTGAAGTGTGTTATCTGCAACTGCAGTCTATTTGCATCAgtagaaaaaaagaagtgtATTGACAGGGATATTCAGACATTTTCCCAAGAAAACAAGCAAAATGAGTACAAAAGAAGtgtaactaaaaatatatattttaattttgctGTATCTATTATTGCTGTATCTATTTAGAGATTTAGATAACTATTTTCAATACTTGTATTTGTTTCTTCTTCTCTTGCTTTAATTAAAGCTTTGTATTAGTCATTCTTCAAATGTAGCTGTGCTGCAGGATGAAACATTACGGTAAATACGTCTGTTTGGTTGCCTGGTACATTTGATGTCAATTCGACGCGCACCCCTCACTACTAGCGACGGCAAGTTTGGGATCGAGAACTAAGAGGCGAAAAGGcacgtatttatttatcaatgatGTTTGCAGGAGTGATATTTTGCATCTATTTGTGCAGATAAACAAATTATGATTGACGGCAAATTGGGGTTGTTAACTTTACTTTTCATGACGGTGCATTGTAACTTAGGTGGTCACGACACAACGATATACTGGATTTTTTGCTATTAAAGATGATTCATAGTGGACGTGTTCTTGACGTATTTTACCATAATAACTATACGTGCAACGGACAGCCGTTGTATGATATCGTGTAAATAGGTAAAACGattaaaattgggaaaaatgtCATTACAAACTGAAAAAACGTCATTTTAAAGAAGAAAGATATAATAAAAAACCTTGTTCTGATTCATTCATATGACAGATACGCAGCAATGTATACCTGAACGCCTTAATGAGCTGTTGTTGGTACACGTCGGCGAGTCCGCCATATTGGATGTGGTGGAGTTGGATAGTACACTGAGAACCAAAGCCACTGACATGCAAGAAGGAATGAAAGTATGGAAAGAATGTTGGGTTCTCATTTTTCTACATTAACCATCAATATTTATTGCTTAATATCAATaaagacatttgaaaatataaatttaCATAGTGGCACTTCTGTTATTTCTGTGTCAATGAATTTTGCACTAACTAACTCACTATTGTTTAAGACTTATATTGCAGATTCATACAACCAAGTTAAAACTAACTGATAACAGCGGAACATGGCTCATGAGATCAGACCTAAGTCAGCTGATTTAAGCAAAAATGGCCATCCAGCAACTCAACGCCTTGGATCTCAAACACTGGCTCAATTGGGTGTGTTGGATGTTACAATGGCACTTATCAGTGAATATATTTACTGAGGAATTGTGTCAATTCTGCCAAAGGTTTATCTCTAGGATCTGAATGGTTTCAGTTTGATGATAGAGGCATGCTTCTACAACACAGCATCTTGGGTACCTTGGATGGCTTTAAAAAGTACCTGGA
The Stigmatopora argus isolate UIUO_Sarg chromosome 7, RoL_Sarg_1.0, whole genome shotgun sequence DNA segment above includes these coding regions:
- the LOC144077652 gene encoding GTP-binding protein Rhes-like isoform X1 codes for the protein MADSPTCTNNSSLRRSGMEFGSILTGAHPPTIPYQCSTCFASSDGLQRDGTRDPQTSKVLLAFKNASQDLNSSGIKIGLGIVKVAASRWKHAATMMHAGATTKQANCKNQTKRSCLDQLAALILHCQARRRQIGEEPRPELLFSTKPKNCKRIVVLGAPRVGKTSILRRYLRDGFVEEYQPTSEDFVRKLFRIRGETYQIDVLDASRERDFPAKRRLSILTGDIFLLVFSLDDRSSFEEVCALRQEIQTAKSKLTKSSHHSRQQELALVICANKVDLSESKMEVSRAEVLHALGENCAYFETSAKDSTNLEKVFEALAKRGGLPTETGPSQHRRVSFHSYHATQASQFGVNSMGQDDACGVLYPLAQRPSFSADLRQVIGQQNAPKASKTKERCPIQ